One window of Papaver somniferum cultivar HN1 chromosome 9, ASM357369v1, whole genome shotgun sequence genomic DNA carries:
- the LOC113310186 gene encoding copper transport protein ATX1-like, with the protein MAETVVLKVAMSCGGCSGAVKRVLDKTQGVESYDIDMEQQKVTVKTNLAPDVVLQTVAKTGKKTAFWEEEAPAKAEPEATEAVATAP; encoded by the exons ATGGCTGAG ACAGTGGTACTTAAGGTGGCTATGTCATGTGGAGGCTGCTCTGGGGCAGTGAAAAGAGTTCTAGACAAAACTCAAG GTGTGGAGTCGTATGACATTGATATGGAGCAGCAGAAAGTGACAGTGAAAACCAACTTGGCACCAGACGTTGTTCTTCAGACAGTTGCTAAGACGGGAAAAAAGACTGCCTTTTGGGAGGAAGAGGCACCTGCTAAAGCCGAACCAGAAGCTACTGAAGCTGTTGCTACAGCCCCTTGA